Proteins from a genomic interval of Candidatus Aquicultor sp.:
- a CDS encoding type II toxin-antitoxin system VapC family toxin yields MNVFVDTSALVKYYYPEADSDNVEQMILSAKRLYLCELSLVEFASALMKKVRMNELQEQEQQLIWEAFLSDTQAENIELIDLSQDDFRSASVLIVKHGKTRNLRTLDSLQLAAALKVSDADFLSSDKELLAVAKAIGLSVKDSSKP; encoded by the coding sequence TTGAATGTCTTTGTCGATACAAGCGCTCTGGTCAAATATTATTATCCTGAAGCTGATAGCGATAACGTTGAGCAAATGATTCTAAGTGCTAAGCGCCTATATCTGTGCGAATTGTCGCTTGTTGAATTCGCCTCGGCATTAATGAAAAAAGTCAGAATGAACGAACTGCAGGAACAAGAGCAACAACTTATATGGGAAGCGTTCTTGAGTGACACACAGGCAGAGAACATTGAGTTGATTGATCTATCCCAAGATGACTTCAGAAGCGCCTCCGTCCTTATCGTAAAACATGGTAAAACTCGTAATTTAAGGACATTGGATTCGCTTCAGTTAGCGGCAGCATTAAAGGTGTCCGATGCTGATTTCTTATCGTCGGATAAAGAATTGCTTGCAGTCGCAAAAGCAATTGGTTTGTCCGTAAAGGATTCATCAAAACCATAG
- a CDS encoding type II toxin-antitoxin system prevent-host-death family antitoxin — protein MIRTGIKEMRKNLTKYLESVQKGEEVIITKRDEPIAKIVPIPVKQPKTLSSREQLRKLIKPTGTPLSQIISENREERL, from the coding sequence ATGATTAGAACTGGCATTAAAGAAATGAGAAAAAACCTTACAAAGTATCTTGAATCAGTCCAAAAAGGCGAAGAAGTCATCATTACAAAAAGAGACGAACCAATAGCCAAAATCGTACCTATCCCTGTAAAACAACCGAAAACTCTCTCAAGTCGTGAGCAACTCAGAAAACTCATCAAGCCTACGGGAACACCATTATCTCAGATTATTTCCGAGAACAGAGAGGAGCGCCTGTAA